A single region of the Bacteroides luhongzhouii genome encodes:
- a CDS encoding OmpH family outer membrane protein, giving the protein MRKSVLLIMMLFAVSMAANAQKFALIDTEYIMKNIPAAQSANEQMQEATKKYQSEVEALAKEAQKMFQDYQAKSSTLSAAQKTKTEDAIVAKEKEAAELKRNYFGPEGELAKMRDKLITPIQDDIYEAVKAISQQHGYDLVIDRASATGIIFANPRIDISDEILRKLGYSN; this is encoded by the coding sequence ATGAGAAAGTCTGTTCTATTAATCATGATGCTATTTGCTGTCAGCATGGCGGCAAATGCACAGAAATTTGCACTGATCGATACGGAATATATCATGAAGAATATTCCGGCAGCTCAAAGCGCTAATGAGCAAATGCAAGAAGCTACGAAGAAATACCAAAGTGAAGTAGAAGCTCTGGCTAAAGAAGCACAGAAGATGTTCCAGGATTACCAGGCAAAATCTTCCACTCTTTCTGCCGCACAAAAAACAAAGACAGAAGATGCAATCGTAGCGAAGGAAAAAGAAGCAGCCGAGCTGAAGCGTAATTACTTCGGTCCGGAAGGTGAATTAGCCAAGATGAGAGACAAGTTGATAACCCCGATTCAGGACGATATTTATGAAGCTGTAAAAGCTATATCACAGCAACATGGATATGATTTGGTAATCGACAGAGCCTCTGCAACAGGCATAATATTTGCAAATCCACGCATAGATATTAGTGATGAAATCCTAAGAAAATTAGGATATTCAAATTAA
- the murI gene encoding glutamate racemase translates to MKQHLSHTPGPIGVFDSGYGGLTILDKIREVLPEYDYIYLGDNARAPYGTRSFEVVYEFTRQAVNKLFDMGCHLVILACNTASAKALRSIQMNDLPGIDPARRVLGVIRPTVECVGEISKNQHIGVLATAGTIKSESYPLEIHKLFPEIQVSGTACPMWVSLVENNESQDEGADYFIRKYIDQLLSKDPQIDTVILGCTHFPILLPKIRQYIPEHISVIAQGEYVAESLKDYLKRHPEMDAKCTKNGSCQFYTTEAEEKFSESASTFLKQQISVKHITLE, encoded by the coding sequence ATGAAGCAACATCTATCCCATACGCCCGGACCGATCGGAGTATTTGACTCCGGCTACGGAGGTCTGACCATCTTAGACAAGATAAGAGAAGTATTACCGGAATATGATTATATCTATTTGGGAGATAATGCACGTGCTCCCTACGGAACACGTTCTTTTGAGGTCGTATACGAATTTACCCGGCAAGCGGTCAACAAACTATTTGATATGGGATGTCATCTGGTTATATTAGCTTGCAATACAGCTTCCGCAAAAGCTTTGCGCAGCATTCAGATGAATGACTTACCAGGCATCGATCCGGCTCGCCGTGTGCTCGGAGTCATCCGCCCTACCGTAGAGTGTGTCGGAGAGATTAGCAAAAATCAGCATATCGGTGTACTGGCAACAGCAGGCACCATCAAATCCGAATCGTATCCGTTGGAAATACACAAGCTGTTTCCTGAAATCCAGGTCAGCGGCACAGCATGTCCGATGTGGGTATCACTAGTTGAAAACAATGAATCACAGGACGAAGGAGCAGACTATTTTATCCGAAAATACATCGACCAATTGCTATCGAAGGATCCTCAAATAGATACCGTCATTCTCGGATGTACTCATTTCCCCATACTTCTGCCCAAAATCCGGCAATATATTCCGGAGCATATCAGTGTAATTGCGCAAGGCGAGTATGTTGCGGAAAGTCTGAAAGACTATCTGAAAAGACATCCCGAAATGGACGCAAAATGCACGAAGAATGGAAGCTGTCAGTTTTACACGACCGAAGCGGAAGAAAAGTTTTCAGAATCAGCCTCTACTTTCCTGAAACAGCAGATTAGCGTAAAACACATCACACTCGAATAA
- the bamA gene encoding outer membrane protein assembly factor BamA, producing MHYRISFIFITFVCLCCFATTGVAQNANTDEDSKPVILYSGTPKKYEIADIKVEGVKNYEDYVLIGLSGLSVGQTITVPGDEITGAIKRYWRHGLFSNVQITAEKIEGNKIWLKISLTQRPRIADVRYHGVKKSERTDLEAKLGMVKGMQITPNTVDRAKTLIKRYFDDKGFKNAEVIIAQKDDPSSENQVIVDIDIDKKEKIKVHKITIAGNTAIKASKLKKVMKKTNEKGKLLNLFRTKKFVPENFEADKQLIIDKYNELGYRDAMIVKDSISQYDEKTVDVYLDIDEGQKYYLRNVTWVGNTLYPSEQLNFLLRMKKGDVYNQKLLNERVSTDDDAIGNLYYNNGYLFYNLDPVEVNIVGDSIDLEMRIYEGRQATINKIKISGNDRLYENVVRRELRIRPGQLFSKEDLMRSLREIQQMGHFDPEKLQPDIQPDPMNGTVDIGLPLTSKANDQVEFSAGWGQTGIIGKLSLKFTNFSVANLLHPGENYRGILPQGDGQTLTISGQTNAKYYQSYSISFFDPWFGGKRPNSFSVSAFFSVQTDISSRYYNSSYFNNYYNSMYSGYGGYGMYNYGNYNNYENYYDPDKSIKMWGLSVGWGKRLKWPDDYFTLSAELAYQRYNLSDWQYFPVTNGKCNDLSISLTLARNSIDNPIFPRSGSDFSLSVQLTPPYSLMDGKDYKGYYSNPETGSITQDNMNKLHKWIEYHKWKFKGKTYTPLMDPIAHPKCLVLMTRTEFGLLGHYNQYKKSPFGTFDVGGDGMTGYSTYATESIALRGYENSSLTPYGSEGYAYARLGIELRYPLMLETSTNIYVLGFLEAGNAWHDIKKFNPFELKRSAGVGVRIFLPMIGMMGIDWGYGFDKVFGSKQYGGSQFHFILGQEF from the coding sequence ATGCATTATCGTATTTCCTTTATATTCATAACGTTTGTCTGCCTGTGCTGCTTTGCGACAACAGGCGTTGCGCAAAATGCTAACACTGATGAAGACTCAAAACCTGTCATCTTATACTCCGGTACACCCAAAAAGTATGAGATAGCAGATATTAAAGTCGAAGGCGTGAAGAATTATGAAGACTATGTATTGATTGGACTATCCGGACTATCGGTAGGACAAACAATTACTGTGCCGGGTGACGAAATCACTGGAGCAATCAAACGTTATTGGCGTCATGGTTTGTTCTCGAATGTACAAATTACAGCCGAAAAAATAGAAGGCAACAAAATCTGGTTAAAAATCAGTCTGACACAACGCCCACGTATTGCAGATGTACGCTATCATGGTGTGAAAAAGTCAGAACGTACGGACCTTGAGGCCAAGCTAGGAATGGTAAAAGGTATGCAGATTACTCCGAATACCGTAGACCGTGCCAAAACATTGATTAAACGTTATTTTGATGACAAGGGATTCAAAAACGCCGAAGTAATCATCGCACAAAAAGACGATCCTTCCAGCGAGAATCAGGTGATCGTGGACATTGATATAGACAAAAAAGAGAAAATCAAAGTACACAAAATCACTATTGCAGGAAATACTGCAATCAAGGCTTCCAAGCTGAAAAAAGTAATGAAGAAAACCAATGAGAAAGGTAAACTTCTAAACTTGTTCCGCACCAAGAAATTCGTGCCGGAAAACTTTGAAGCAGATAAACAACTTATCATCGACAAGTATAATGAGCTGGGATATCGTGACGCAATGATCGTTAAAGACAGCATTTCACAGTATGATGAAAAGACAGTAGATGTATATCTGGATATAGATGAAGGCCAGAAATATTATCTCCGTAACGTGACATGGGTAGGTAATACTCTTTATCCGTCGGAACAGTTGAACTTCCTGCTTCGCATGAAGAAAGGCGATGTATACAACCAAAAGTTGTTGAATGAGCGTGTTTCTACAGATGATGATGCTATCGGTAACTTATATTACAATAACGGTTACCTCTTCTATAACCTTGATCCGGTAGAAGTAAATATCGTAGGTGACTCTATCGACCTCGAAATGAGAATCTATGAAGGCCGTCAGGCTACTATCAATAAGATTAAGATCAGTGGTAACGACCGCTTGTATGAAAACGTCGTTCGCCGTGAACTTCGTATTCGTCCGGGACAGCTGTTCAGTAAAGAAGACTTGATGCGTTCTTTGCGTGAAATCCAGCAGATGGGACACTTTGACCCGGAAAAACTGCAACCGGATATTCAACCGGATCCGATGAACGGAACTGTTGACATAGGTTTGCCTTTGACCTCGAAAGCTAATGACCAGGTAGAGTTCTCTGCCGGTTGGGGACAAACGGGTATCATTGGTAAATTGAGTTTGAAGTTTACCAACTTCTCTGTAGCCAACCTGTTACACCCGGGTGAAAACTACCGTGGTATCCTGCCGCAAGGTGACGGACAGACGTTGACTATCAGCGGACAGACGAATGCTAAATACTACCAATCATACAGTATTTCATTCTTCGATCCATGGTTTGGCGGTAAACGTCCGAACTCATTCTCTGTATCGGCATTCTTCTCTGTACAGACCGACATCAGTAGCCGTTACTACAATTCCAGCTACTTCAACAACTACTACAACAGTATGTATAGTGGTTACGGCGGTTATGGTATGTACAATTACGGAAACTATAACAACTACGAAAACTATTATGACCCGGACAAGTCTATCAAGATGTGGGGACTTTCCGTAGGTTGGGGTAAACGTCTGAAATGGCCGGATGACTATTTCACTCTTTCTGCAGAATTAGCTTACCAACGCTACAACTTGAGCGACTGGCAATATTTCCCGGTAACCAACGGTAAATGTAATGACCTTAGCATTTCATTGACTTTGGCACGTAACTCTATTGACAACCCGATCTTCCCCCGTTCAGGTTCAGATTTCTCATTGTCAGTTCAGCTCACACCGCCTTACTCGTTAATGGACGGTAAAGACTATAAGGGATATTATAGTAACCCTGAAACAGGTAGCATTACCCAGGACAACATGAATAAACTTCATAAATGGATAGAATACCACAAATGGAAATTCAAAGGCAAAACGTATACTCCGCTGATGGACCCGATTGCACATCCGAAATGTCTGGTGTTAATGACACGTACTGAATTCGGCTTGTTAGGTCATTACAACCAATACAAGAAATCCCCGTTCGGAACATTCGACGTGGGTGGTGACGGTATGACCGGCTATTCAACTTATGCAACTGAAAGTATTGCTTTGCGTGGTTACGAAAACAGCTCATTAACTCCATACGGATCTGAAGGTTATGCTTACGCACGCCTTGGCATTGAATTAAGATATCCGTTGATGCTGGAAACAAGTACTAACATTTATGTGTTAGGTTTCCTTGAAGCTGGTAACGCATGGCACGATATCAAGAAATTCAATCCATTCGAGTTGAAACGTTCTGCCGGTGTCGGTGTTCGTATCTTCCTGCCGATGATTGGTATGATGGGTATTGACTGGGGTTACGGTTTCGATAAAGTATTTGGTTCTAAACAATACGGAGGAAGTCAATTCCACTTTATCTTAGGACAAGAATTCTAA
- a CDS encoding OmpH family outer membrane protein produces MLKKIALVMLLALPMGVFAQNLKFGHINAQEIITVMPEFTKAQNDIQTLEKQLTAELQRTQEEFNKKYQEFQQAIAKDSLPPNIAERRQKELQDMMQRQEQFQQDAQQQMAKAQNDAMAPIYQKLDNAIKAVGAAEGVVYIFDLARTSIPYVNEAQSINLTNKVKANLGIK; encoded by the coding sequence ATGCTAAAAAAAATTGCACTTGTAATGTTGCTTGCACTCCCAATGGGTGTATTTGCACAGAACCTGAAATTCGGTCATATCAACGCACAGGAGATTATCACTGTGATGCCGGAATTCACCAAAGCCCAAAATGATATTCAGACTTTGGAAAAACAACTTACTGCCGAACTTCAAAGAACACAGGAAGAATTCAACAAGAAATATCAGGAATTCCAGCAAGCTATTGCTAAGGATTCTCTTCCCCCGAACATTGCTGAAAGAAGACAAAAAGAGTTGCAGGACATGATGCAGAGACAAGAACAGTTCCAGCAGGATGCCCAACAACAGATGGCGAAAGCACAAAATGATGCTATGGCTCCTATCTATCAGAAATTGGACAATGCTATCAAAGCTGTAGGCGCTGCTGAAGGTGTAGTCTATATCTTCGACTTGGCAAGAACTTCGATTCCTTATGTAAACGAAGCACAGAGCATCAACTTGACTAACAAGGTAAAAGCAAATCTTGGTATCAAATAA
- a CDS encoding isoprenyl transferase, with protein sequence MSYIEQIDKTRIPQHVAIIMDGNGRWAKQRGEERTYGHRAGAETVQNITEDAARLGIKYLTLYTFSTENWNRPQDEIAALMNLLLESIEEETLMKNNIRFNVIGDFKKLPVEVQKSLTSCIERTSRNSGMYMVLALSYSSRWEITEAVRQIATQVKTGEISPEQITDECISSHLDTNFMPDPDLLIRTGGEIRLSNYLLWQCAYSELYFCDTFWPDFDKEELYKAIWEYQQRERRFGKTSEQIS encoded by the coding sequence ATGTCCTATATAGAACAAATAGACAAAACTCGGATACCACAACACGTAGCTATCATTATGGATGGAAACGGACGATGGGCAAAACAACGAGGGGAAGAACGTACTTACGGTCACCGTGCTGGCGCAGAAACGGTACAGAATATTACTGAAGATGCTGCCAGGCTGGGGATTAAGTACCTGACACTTTACACCTTCTCAACCGAGAACTGGAATCGGCCGCAAGACGAGATAGCGGCTTTGATGAATCTATTGCTAGAATCTATTGAAGAAGAGACACTGATGAAGAACAATATTCGCTTCAACGTAATCGGTGATTTCAAGAAGTTACCGGTTGAAGTGCAGAAAAGTTTGACGTCATGTATAGAACGCACATCCAGGAATAGTGGAATGTATATGGTACTAGCTCTTAGTTACTCATCCCGTTGGGAAATAACAGAAGCGGTACGGCAAATAGCGACGCAAGTAAAAACGGGAGAAATATCTCCCGAGCAAATAACCGATGAGTGTATCTCATCTCATCTGGATACTAATTTTATGCCCGACCCGGATTTACTGATCCGAACGGGAGGAGAAATCCGGCTAAGCAATTATCTCTTATGGCAATGTGCTTATTCGGAGCTTTATTTTTGTGATACCTTTTGGCCGGACTTCGACAAAGAAGAACTCTACAAAGCCATTTGGGAATACCAACAAAGGGAACGCCGATTCGGCAAAACCAGTGAACAAATCAGCTAA
- a CDS encoding DUF6242 domain-containing protein yields the protein MKIKFLSFIASFFMVSFVITSCLDDDNNIEYSPDATIHAFALDTAGLGSYKFTIDQLSREIYNEDSLPVHADTIIDKILIKTLTTASGVVTMKDKSGNDSVININDSIDLREPLTIKVWSTEALAGISPNQTKEYTIKVNVHQYDPDSLRWDYCGNINDDKLTGEQKTVVLENDILTYSISNGSLTVYRAQIGNTMNWSSSVVSDSKSKFDDKLPSSILSYKKKLYATSATEDGKVYESTDGTTWSESDLFSGNHVNLLLAPLSNKITYIKTDDGKRVFDSTAEIASIAETEKKLQEVPDDFPIGNISYTTYTTATNKEGIMLIGKYKKQPTVGETETIVPWAYMGEIWISLPPNNVDTSCPALTNPSIIYYNNKFYIFGEEFESFYVSEAGIAWKKANKKFYLPYQDWSESGFKPSPEKPEFRGRASYSTVVNEGNNSIYILFSAGNASFDEEVEDDDSTRATNHHTYSYKSEVWRGRLNQLWFDLAKAGK from the coding sequence ATGAAAATAAAGTTTTTATCATTCATTGCGAGTTTTTTCATGGTGTCATTTGTTATAACGTCATGTCTTGATGACGATAATAACATCGAATATAGCCCGGATGCAACTATACATGCGTTTGCACTTGACACAGCAGGCCTTGGGAGTTATAAATTCACAATTGACCAATTATCACGTGAAATCTATAACGAAGACTCTCTTCCTGTTCATGCCGATACCATCATTGACAAGATTTTAATCAAAACATTAACAACGGCATCAGGCGTCGTTACAATGAAAGACAAAAGCGGTAACGATTCTGTCATAAACATCAATGATTCTATCGATCTTCGGGAGCCACTTACTATAAAGGTATGGTCGACAGAAGCCTTAGCAGGTATATCTCCTAATCAAACTAAGGAATATACCATTAAGGTAAATGTGCATCAGTATGATCCGGATTCGTTAAGATGGGATTACTGTGGAAACATTAATGATGACAAACTCACAGGAGAGCAAAAAACTGTAGTTTTAGAGAATGACATTTTGACTTATTCTATTTCTAATGGTAGCCTCACTGTATACCGTGCACAAATAGGTAACACAATGAATTGGAGCTCAAGTGTTGTGAGTGACAGCAAATCTAAATTTGACGACAAACTCCCTTCTTCAATTTTATCATATAAGAAGAAACTATATGCAACATCTGCAACAGAAGATGGAAAGGTATATGAGTCCACAGACGGAACAACATGGTCAGAGTCAGATTTATTTAGTGGCAATCACGTCAATTTGCTTCTGGCACCACTAAGTAATAAAATAACATATATCAAGACTGATGACGGCAAGAGAGTATTTGATTCAACCGCTGAAATCGCATCTATAGCAGAGACAGAAAAGAAGCTTCAAGAAGTACCGGATGACTTCCCGATTGGCAATATTTCCTACACTACCTATACAACAGCTACTAACAAGGAAGGAATCATGTTGATTGGTAAATATAAAAAGCAACCAACTGTTGGAGAAACCGAAACGATTGTACCTTGGGCATATATGGGAGAGATATGGATTTCGCTACCGCCCAATAATGTAGATACAAGTTGTCCTGCATTGACCAACCCTTCCATTATATATTATAACAATAAGTTCTATATTTTCGGAGAGGAATTTGAATCATTCTATGTTTCTGAAGCAGGTATTGCATGGAAAAAGGCAAATAAGAAATTTTATCTACCTTATCAGGATTGGAGTGAGTCTGGCTTTAAACCAAGTCCGGAAAAGCCGGAATTCAGGGGTAGAGCAAGCTATTCAACTGTAGTAAATGAAGGCAATAATAGCATCTATATTCTTTTCAGTGCAGGCAATGCTAGTTTTGATGAAGAAGTAGAAGATGACGATAGTACACGAGCTACGAACCACCATACTTATTCTTATAAATCAGAGGTATGGCGTGGTCGTCTTAATCAACTATGGTTTGATTTGGCAAAAGCCGGGAAATAA